In a genomic window of Microterricola viridarii:
- a CDS encoding zinc ribbon domain-containing protein, with product MKAPEAEQKNLLRLQAVDTRLQQIAHQLKNLPQQAALAELGKTLDEVRRRFAIATGEVDDARTELGRLESDAAVVEARIKRDSERLQASASVKDIQALEAELASLAKRKNDLEEIELTVMERVEEKEAALAAILAERDAVVDQVSVLEQERDRAAVELAAQQADTERDRAAVAKTVSEELLALYEKRRTLGGGIGAALLRARTCHGCNMTLTGADLEAVRQAAWDDVLFCPECDRILIRTDESGIPLS from the coding sequence GTGAAGGCACCCGAAGCGGAACAGAAGAACCTGCTGCGCCTGCAGGCAGTTGACACCCGACTGCAGCAGATTGCCCACCAGCTGAAGAATCTGCCGCAGCAGGCCGCCCTCGCCGAACTCGGCAAGACACTCGACGAGGTGCGCCGCCGCTTCGCGATCGCCACCGGCGAGGTCGACGACGCGCGCACCGAGCTCGGCCGGCTCGAGTCGGATGCCGCCGTCGTCGAGGCGCGCATCAAGCGCGACTCCGAGCGGCTGCAGGCCAGCGCCTCTGTCAAGGACATCCAGGCCCTCGAGGCCGAGCTGGCGTCGCTGGCCAAGCGCAAGAACGACCTCGAGGAGATCGAGCTCACGGTGATGGAGCGCGTCGAGGAGAAGGAGGCCGCACTGGCCGCCATCCTCGCCGAGCGCGATGCCGTCGTCGACCAGGTGAGCGTGCTCGAGCAGGAGCGCGACCGCGCCGCCGTCGAGCTGGCCGCCCAGCAGGCCGACACCGAGCGCGACCGCGCCGCCGTCGCCAAGACCGTCAGCGAGGAGCTGCTGGCCCTCTACGAGAAGCGCCGCACCCTCGGCGGCGGCATCGGCGCGGCCCTGCTGCGCGCACGCACCTGCCACGGCTGCAACATGACCCTGACCGGCGCCGACCTCGAGGCCGTGCGCCAGGCGGCCTGGGACGACGTGCTGTTCTGCCCGGAGTGCGACCGCATCCTGATCCGCACGGACGAGTCCGGCATCCCGCTCAGCTAG
- a CDS encoding response regulator, whose amino-acid sequence MKILIADDDPQILRALQITLSAHGYDVVVARDGAEAIALAAAQRPELLVVDLGMPQLTGIQVIEAVRGWSSAPILVVSGRSDSADKVDALDAGADDYVTKPFAVDELLARIRALTRRTPTASDEPVIRFGNITVDLAARQVTRRVSTGTAGDTDEIVRLTPTEWQVLEVLVRNPRRLVSRQVLLTEVWGPQYTNDTGYLRLYLSQLRKKLEPTPSEPRYLLTESGMGYRFNPDAG is encoded by the coding sequence ATGAAAATCCTCATCGCCGACGACGACCCGCAGATCCTGCGGGCGCTGCAGATCACCCTCTCCGCGCACGGCTATGACGTGGTCGTGGCCAGGGACGGGGCGGAGGCCATCGCCCTCGCGGCGGCGCAGCGGCCGGAGCTGCTGGTCGTCGACCTCGGGATGCCGCAGCTGACCGGCATCCAGGTGATCGAGGCGGTGCGCGGCTGGAGCTCCGCCCCGATCCTGGTGGTCTCCGGCCGCAGCGATTCCGCCGACAAGGTGGACGCCCTGGACGCCGGTGCCGACGACTACGTGACGAAGCCGTTCGCCGTGGACGAGCTGCTCGCGCGCATCAGGGCGCTGACCCGGCGCACGCCGACGGCCAGTGATGAGCCCGTCATCCGCTTCGGCAACATCACGGTGGACCTGGCGGCCCGCCAGGTGACCCGGCGGGTGTCGACGGGCACGGCGGGCGACACCGACGAGATCGTGCGACTCACCCCGACCGAGTGGCAGGTGCTGGAGGTGCTCGTGCGCAACCCGCGCCGGCTGGTGAGCAGGCAGGTGCTGCTGACCGAGGTGTGGGGCCCGCAGTACACGAACGACACGGGCTACCTGCGGCTCTACCTCTCGCAGCTGCGGAAGAAGCTGGAGCCGACGCCGTCGGAGCCGCGCTACCTGCTGACCGAGTCGGGCATGGGCTACCGCTTCAACCCGGACGCGGGGTAG
- the kdpC gene encoding potassium-transporting ATPase subunit KdpC — translation MAATRGTLRQYGVAVRALLVLTLILGVLYPLVITGIGQLALPQQANGSLLRVDGRAVGSALIGQSFSDAEGTPLPQWFQPRPSAAGAGYDAAASGGSNWGPENPDLVAAIQERQSAIEELDGVGVSAIPPDAVTASGSGLDPHISPEYARAQVDRVAAARSLAPARVAALVESMIQGRDIGYLGEPTVNVLALNAALAGMDEKN, via the coding sequence ATGGCTGCAACACGTGGCACACTCCGCCAGTACGGGGTGGCGGTGCGGGCGCTGCTCGTGCTGACGCTGATCCTCGGCGTGCTCTACCCGCTCGTGATCACCGGCATCGGCCAGCTCGCGCTGCCACAACAGGCGAACGGGTCGCTCCTCCGCGTCGACGGCCGGGCGGTCGGCTCCGCCCTGATCGGGCAGTCGTTCTCGGATGCCGAGGGCACCCCGCTCCCGCAGTGGTTCCAGCCCCGGCCCTCCGCCGCAGGCGCGGGCTACGACGCCGCCGCTTCCGGCGGCAGCAACTGGGGCCCGGAGAACCCCGACCTGGTGGCGGCCATCCAGGAGCGCCAGTCGGCGATCGAGGAGCTCGACGGCGTGGGCGTCTCCGCGATTCCCCCGGACGCGGTCACCGCCTCCGGCTCCGGGCTCGACCCGCACATCAGCCCGGAGTACGCCAGAGCGCAGGTGGACCGGGTAGCCGCGGCGCGCTCGCTTGCGCCTGCTCGGGTGGCGGCGCTCGTCGAGTCTATGATTCAGGGACGGGATATCGGCTATCTCGGCGAACCGACCGTCAACGTGCTGGCGCTGAACGCGGCGCTGGCCGGAATGGATGAGAAGAACTAG
- a CDS encoding ATP-binding protein → MSRGRLRVLLGAAPGVGKTFTMLEEGRRLRLAGKDVVVALVETHGREGTAEMLDGFEIVPRTVSEHRGVLLDEMDVDAVLARHPEIALVDELAHTNAPGGRNAKRWQDVAELLEAGIDVHSTVNIQHIESLNDVVQQITGVPQRETIPDAVLRGADQIEVIDLAPQALRDRLAEGQVYPATRIDAALSNYFRLGNLTALRELALLWLADEVDSSLQKYRAEHGIDAKWEARERVVVALTGGPEGDVLLRRGARIAARSAGGELLAVHVTSHDGLRAAHPEALARQRALVEQLGGSYHQVIGSDVPTALVDFARASNASQLVIGVSRRSRLLALLSGPGIGQTVIRESGDIDVHIVAHSHAGLRFALPRLTGGITRRRRVAGFAIALVVGPLLTWLLSATSSIESMASDVLAFQLLVVVVAMVGGFWPAMFAAVLSGLSLDFFFVAPLYTITIAHPLHLVALALFMVVAALVSLVVDQAAKRSRIAARAASESELLATIAGGVLRGEDALQALVSRTREAFGLNGVRLLAGEEVLYSDGEPADAEHTTLLPVGERAVLELSGRDLEASDRRLLAVIVVQIEATLEHNALTATANEIGPLAETDRVRSALLAAVGHDLRRPLAAATAAVTSLQSHGISLSAGDRETLLATASESLDALAALVTNLLDVSRVQAGVLAVTLTDVDIDDLLPPALDELALHPGAISIELPLDLPAVRADEVLLQRVIVNLIANAVRYSPEGKPPALSASEFGGAVQLRVTDHGPGVPSDRKDEMFVPFQRLGDTDNLTGIGLGLALAKGFVEGMGGTLEADDTPGGGLTMVVTLPASTTPTENSAE, encoded by the coding sequence GTGTCGCGAGGTCGTCTGCGGGTACTCCTCGGCGCCGCACCGGGGGTGGGCAAGACCTTCACGATGCTCGAGGAGGGGCGCCGGCTGCGCCTGGCCGGCAAGGACGTCGTGGTCGCGCTCGTGGAAACCCACGGCCGCGAGGGCACGGCCGAGATGCTCGACGGCTTCGAGATCGTGCCGCGCACCGTCAGCGAGCACCGCGGCGTGCTGCTGGACGAGATGGACGTGGACGCCGTGCTGGCCCGGCATCCGGAGATCGCCCTCGTCGACGAGCTTGCCCACACCAACGCCCCCGGCGGCCGCAACGCCAAGCGCTGGCAGGACGTGGCCGAGCTGCTGGAGGCCGGCATCGACGTCCACTCGACCGTCAACATCCAGCACATCGAGTCGCTGAACGACGTCGTGCAGCAGATCACCGGCGTTCCGCAGCGGGAGACGATCCCGGATGCCGTGCTGCGCGGCGCCGACCAGATCGAGGTCATCGACCTCGCCCCGCAGGCCCTGCGGGACCGCCTGGCCGAGGGGCAGGTGTACCCGGCCACCCGCATCGACGCGGCCCTGTCCAACTACTTCCGGCTCGGCAATCTCACCGCGCTGCGCGAACTGGCCCTGCTCTGGCTGGCGGACGAGGTCGACAGCTCGCTGCAGAAGTACCGGGCCGAGCACGGCATCGACGCCAAGTGGGAGGCCCGCGAGCGGGTCGTCGTGGCCCTGACCGGCGGGCCGGAGGGCGATGTGCTGCTGCGCCGCGGCGCCCGCATCGCCGCCCGCTCCGCGGGCGGCGAGCTGCTCGCCGTGCACGTGACGAGCCACGACGGCCTGCGCGCCGCCCACCCGGAGGCGCTGGCGCGCCAGCGGGCCCTCGTCGAGCAGCTCGGCGGCAGCTACCACCAGGTGATCGGCAGCGACGTGCCGACCGCGCTCGTCGACTTCGCCCGCGCCAGCAACGCCAGCCAGCTGGTGATCGGCGTGAGCCGGCGCAGCCGGCTGCTCGCCCTGCTCAGCGGCCCCGGCATCGGCCAGACGGTGATCCGCGAGTCCGGCGACATTGACGTGCACATCGTGGCCCACTCGCACGCCGGGCTGCGCTTCGCCCTCCCCCGGTTGACCGGCGGGATCACCCGGCGCCGCCGCGTGGCCGGCTTCGCGATCGCCCTGGTCGTCGGCCCGCTGCTGACCTGGCTGCTCTCGGCCACCAGCTCGATCGAGTCGATGGCCAGCGATGTGCTGGCGTTCCAGCTGCTGGTCGTCGTCGTCGCCATGGTCGGCGGGTTCTGGCCGGCCATGTTCGCCGCCGTGCTCTCCGGGCTCAGCCTCGACTTCTTCTTCGTCGCGCCGCTCTACACGATCACCATCGCGCATCCGCTGCACCTGGTGGCCCTCGCCCTGTTCATGGTCGTGGCCGCCCTGGTCAGCCTTGTCGTCGACCAGGCGGCCAAGCGCAGCCGGATCGCCGCCCGCGCCGCCTCGGAGTCCGAGCTGCTCGCCACCATAGCCGGCGGGGTGCTGCGCGGGGAGGACGCGCTGCAGGCGCTCGTCTCGCGCACCAGGGAGGCGTTCGGCCTGAACGGGGTGCGGCTGCTGGCCGGCGAGGAGGTGCTCTACTCCGACGGGGAACCGGCCGATGCCGAGCACACGACGCTGCTGCCCGTCGGCGAGCGGGCGGTGCTCGAGCTCTCCGGCCGCGACCTGGAGGCGAGCGACCGCCGCCTGCTGGCCGTCATCGTGGTGCAGATCGAGGCCACCCTCGAGCACAACGCGCTCACCGCGACCGCGAACGAGATCGGCCCGCTGGCCGAGACGGACCGGGTGCGCAGCGCACTGCTGGCCGCGGTCGGGCACGACCTGCGCCGGCCGCTCGCCGCCGCGACCGCCGCCGTGACCAGCCTGCAGTCGCACGGCATCTCGCTCAGCGCGGGTGACCGCGAGACGCTGCTGGCCACGGCGAGCGAGAGCCTGGACGCGCTCGCCGCGCTCGTCACGAACCTGCTCGATGTCAGCCGGGTGCAGGCCGGAGTGTTGGCCGTGACCCTCACCGATGTCGACATCGACGACCTCCTGCCGCCCGCCCTCGACGAGCTGGCGCTGCACCCGGGGGCGATCAGCATCGAGCTTCCCCTCGACCTGCCGGCCGTGCGCGCCGACGAGGTGCTGTTGCAGCGCGTCATCGTCAACCTCATCGCCAACGCCGTGCGCTACTCCCCGGAGGGCAAGCCGCCGGCACTGTCGGCCAGCGAGTTCGGCGGGGCCGTGCAGTTGCGGGTCACCGACCACGGGCCAGGGGTGCCCTCCGATCGCAAGGACGAGATGTTCGTGCCGTTCCAGCGCCTCGGCGACACCGACAACCTGACCGGGATCGGACTCGGCCTGGCCCTGGCCAAGGGCTTCGTCGAGGGCATGGGCGGCACGCTGGAGGCCGACGACACCCCCGGCGGCGGCCTGACCATGGTCGTCACCCTCCCGGCATCCACCACCCCCACCGAGAACAGCGCAGAATGA
- a CDS encoding Nif3-like dinuclear metal center hexameric protein, which translates to MTTTLADVIRVAHELWPLDGAEPWDAPGLVSGDVQAPITRIVFAVDAVSDTVDEAIELGADLLIAHHPLLLRGVTSVAEDRYKGSLLRRLIKADCALLTAHTNADVVIDGVSDVIARRLGLVDAVAIDPGAGGTIDPRVGIGRVGSLPEPTTLGRLARAVAELLPATAGGVRVSGEYDAPVQSIALCGGAGDSLLARPAVLASDVYITSDLRHHPASEAREQARLGGGPALIDVSHWASEWLWLESAAAQLRLALPGVEVLVSELNTDPWNFVITQ; encoded by the coding sequence CGCCCCCGGTCTGGTCAGCGGTGACGTCCAGGCGCCGATCACACGGATCGTGTTCGCCGTGGACGCCGTCTCCGACACCGTCGACGAGGCCATCGAGCTGGGCGCCGATCTGCTGATCGCGCACCATCCGCTGCTGCTCCGCGGGGTTACCAGCGTCGCAGAGGACCGCTACAAGGGTTCGCTGCTGCGACGCCTGATCAAGGCCGACTGCGCCCTGCTCACGGCGCACACGAACGCGGACGTCGTCATCGACGGCGTCTCGGACGTCATCGCCCGGCGGCTGGGGCTCGTGGATGCCGTCGCCATCGACCCGGGCGCTGGGGGCACCATCGACCCGCGCGTCGGCATCGGCCGCGTCGGTTCCCTGCCCGAGCCGACCACCCTCGGCCGGCTGGCCCGCGCCGTGGCCGAGCTGTTGCCGGCGACCGCCGGCGGGGTGCGCGTCTCCGGCGAGTACGACGCCCCGGTGCAGTCCATCGCGCTCTGCGGTGGCGCAGGGGACTCGCTCCTCGCCCGCCCGGCCGTGCTGGCATCCGATGTCTACATCACCAGCGACCTGCGCCACCACCCGGCGTCCGAGGCCCGCGAGCAGGCCCGCCTCGGCGGCGGGCCCGCGCTCATCGACGTCTCGCACTGGGCCAGCGAGTGGCTCTGGCTGGAGTCGGCGGCGGCGCAGCTGCGCCTGGCGCTTCCCGGCGTCGAGGTGCTCGTGAGCGAGCTCAACACCGACCCCTGGAACTTCGTCATCACGCAGTGA